A window of Cryptomeria japonica chromosome 3, Sugi_1.0, whole genome shotgun sequence contains these coding sequences:
- the LOC131031001 gene encoding F-box/kelch-repeat protein At1g15670-like yields MGSLFPGLPDEIGWECLLRVKLNSHHKLRCVCKSWNAALKSPHFYGERKRLKFSEQRICMLQKIDGICNRVAVYDLENNSCKSLPPIPGKVNNIFHCHFVKQKLVLIPDLIAGSTRCVLLYDFACLKWRQGAKMPRWLNGFASAADEHGGLIYVGGGFDRFYIDKWNRRYSFGNPVLSALVYNVEEDKWDLLPDMNTYIALKDLLPDMKTTMEFIELSINGVFADGKFYVMGYSGTFEVFDSTTRSWKTMENRFDSWCYVCVFGRFYCFSGRGLIEYDYGQDNLDFLGPLPTEDWARSIDFAVVVGNKIFVSKWNTIQGQHFCMVEPPNEIGGTFKLIDTLAASSDLKGSTIHAATLDL; encoded by the coding sequence ATGGGATCTCTCTTTCCTGGTCTTCCAGATGAAATTGGGTGGGAATGTCTGCTGAGAGTGAAGCTGAACTCTCATCACAAACTCAGGTGTGTCTGCAAAAGCTGGAACGCCGCATTGAAAAGCCCCCACTTctatggagaaagaaaaagattgAAGTTTTCGGAGCAACGGATTTGTATGCTGCAGAAAATAGACGGCATTTGCAACAGAGTAGCGGTTTACGACCTCGAGAACAACTCCTGTAAAAGTCTACCACCCATTCCCGGGAAAGTAAACAACATCTTTCACTGCCATTTCGTGAAACAAAAACTGGTTTTGATCCCGGATTTGATTGCCGGCTCTACAAGATGTGTGTTGTTGTACGATTTCGCTTGTTTGAAATGGCGGCAGGGTGCCAAAATGCCCAGATGGCTGAATGGATTTGCATCCGCCGCGGATGAACACGGAGGACTGATTTATGTTGGTGGAGGGTTTGACAGGTTTTACATTGATAAATGGAACCGCAGGTACAGTTTCGGTAACCCGGTCCTTAGCGCTTTAGTTTACAATGTTGAAGAGGACAAGTGGGATCTTCTCCCCGACATGAACACCTATATTGCCTTGAAGGATCTTCTCCCCGATATGAAAACCACTATGGAGTTCATCGAGCTCTCCATTAATGGTGTTTTTGCAGATGGCAAGTTTTATGTAATGGGATATTCTGGTACCTTTGAGGTTTTTGATTCCACTACAAGAAGCTGGAAAACTATGGAGAATAGATTCGACAGTTGGTGTTATGTATGTGTGTTTGGGCGCTTTTATTGCTTCTCTGGGAGGGGATTGATTGAATATGACTATGGCCAAGATAACCTGGACTTTCTAGGGCCTCTTCCAACGGAGGATTGGGCTCGATCTATTGACTTCGCTGTAGTGGTCGGCAATAAAATCTTTGTGAGCAAATGGAATACCATTCAAGGTCAACATTTCTGTATGGTCGAACCTCCAAATGAGATAGGAGGAACATTCAAGTTGATTGACACCTTGGCTGCATCATCGGACCTCAAGGGTTCTACTATACATGCTGCTACCCTGGATCTTTGA